One Papaver somniferum cultivar HN1 chromosome 10, ASM357369v1, whole genome shotgun sequence genomic window carries:
- the LOC113315838 gene encoding uncharacterized protein LOC113315838, protein MKDNYKAIANHRDHVFWHPLVLFKLHIPRNSFISWVALHGILKTRDKLVRWGVININKCVLCEDGIESEAHIFHDFPFFALIWNGLLLKLGFCRGNTPTWEVEIQWCITFFAGNDLISTIKKLVFNGFIYQIWSERNNRIFNAKNKSAHKVSLLIIQDIQLKLSAHPRTICDTIENKTFMMKWNFNYTFTQIFWKQCWWIGPEEDEIMISTNGSLKETSVGYGALLRNKEGQVTDCAYGGSYHISVASHELQGVELGLNLAIENHIPKIHINLDSMAIFLLLSKADLHPPWSLIHIWRRVCALLQNFERVKFSHCYREINRATDFLASIHPEHGIVRLLQSQFSLEFQKILYEDSTRKVYWR, encoded by the coding sequence ATGAAGGATAATTATAAGGCTATTGCTAATCATAGAGATCATGTTTTCTGGCATCCTCTAGTTTTGTTTAAACTCCACATTCCAAGGAATTCTTTCATTTCTTGGGTTGCTCTCCATGGAATATTGAAGACTAGAGACAAGTTGGTGAGATGGGGAGTTATCAATATCAACAAATGTGTTCTTTGTGAAGATGGCATTGAATCTGAAGcacatattttccatgatttccCTTTCTTTGCTCTTATTTGGAATGGCTTACTTTTAAAGCTAGGTTTCTGCAGAGGTAATACTCCTACTTGGGAAGTGGAAATTCAATGGTGCATTACTTTTTTTGCTGGGAATGATCTTATTAGCACCATAAAGAAACTAGTCTTTAATGGATTCATCTATCAGATATGGAGTGAGAGGAATAACAGAATTTTTAATGCAAAGAATAAGTCTGCTCATAAGGTGAGTCTCCTTATTATTCAAGACATTCAACTTAAACTCAGTGCTCATCCTAGAACCATTTGTGATACTATTGAGAATAAAACCTTTATGATGAAGTGGAATTTTAACTACACCTTTACTCAAATTTTTTGGAAACAATGCTGGTGGATTGGACCTGAAGAGGATGAAATTATGATTAGCACAAATGGTTCTCTCAAAGAAACCAGTGTTGGTTATGGTGCTCTGCTTAGAAACAAGGAGGGACAGGTAACTGATTGTGCTTATGGAGGAAGTTATCATATCTCTGTTGCTTCTCATGAACTGCAGGGAGTTGAATTGGGTTTGAATTTAGCCATTGAGAACCACATTCCCAAAATTCATATTAATTTGGATTCCATGGCTATCTTCCTTTTATTGAGTAAAGCTGATCTTCACCCTCCCTGGAGTCTTATTCATATTTGGAGACGAGTTTGTGCTCTGCTGCAGAATTTTGAAAGAGTGAAATTTAGTCACTGCTACAGGGAAATAAACAGAGCAACAGATTTTCTTGCTAGCATACACCCTGAACATGGCATTGTCAGATTATTGCAGAGTCAGTTCAGCTTGGAATTTCAAAAGATTCTCTATGAAGACAGTACTAGGAAAGTGTACTGGAGATAG